CGTTTTTTCGCGCCCAAATACCTAAATGCAATTTTCCGTTCCAGTTTTGAAAACATAACCTATCTTTCCTTAATCCTGCAAGAAATCCCGCAACGCATCCCCAATCAGTTCATTTGATTGCCCAACACCCGCATTATCCGCAATTGAAATCACACGTGGCGACATAAACACAACCAATTCCGCAAACGGCGACACCAATGTTTCCGGCGTTGTCACAAATGAATGTGTTGGAATACCAATAATCACATAGTTATCACCAATGGTCGACGGGATATTAAACGAACTCAATTCCCCCTGGCTGGTACGCAGAACAATCTTGGCATCAATCTTGTCACGACCGCCAAAGTCCCCATATGTCCCGGTCGCCCCAATCACTAAATCCGTTTCCAATCTTTCTTCGCGCCCACATTGACCAATATCAAATCGCGACTGCCACCCATTTGGAATTGCGAACGTTCCCTGGGATATCAGAACAACATTTGCCTGCTGTCCTAAAAATTCCTGTAATGTTTTTGTATTGATTTCCGGCCCAACCACCAATGCGCGCCCAACGACACCCGGGATTGACATCTTGATATTTTTTTCACCGAACGCCGGCAACAAATTCATCCATACAATCGGGTTATCTGTACGCGGATACACACGATACACATCAATATCCCACGCCAGCATATATTTCTTGCCCGAAATGTCGGCGATTATTTTTGCGACTTCGCGTTCTGTCTGATAATTCCCTTCGAACACAACGGTTTTGTCACTCCAATCTACCAACAGATTACGCATATCCGCCCCATGCATTGCATCCAACAACGCCATAATAATGGTCTGATTTTGCGGCATTTTAATCAGCCATTTTCCACGATGCGACAAATTTAATTCGCCATTTTGCGCATCATACGAATAATACACACGCCCCATTTTCGTCATCAATTCAACCGCATCCGACAGTTCGCCCGTTGAAATTGTGCCTGTAATTTTTTCATACAGTGCGCCCTGCTCTACCACTGAAATATCTGTCCCGTCCAACAATTTATCCAGCGCATTTTTCACCGTCAAATCCTTGAACTCATAATCTGACACCTGTAATTCTGGCAACGGATCACCCGCACCTAAACGCACCATTTCAATACGTTCCGACGGCACAACCGACACAACGCTTTGATTGTTCCAGTCCACCTCGCACCGCATTGGCAATTCAACTGAAAACCGACGCGCCGTATCTGTGGTCAACGCGGCCTTTTTCGGAAAAATCGGCACAGAATTTTCATCAATTACCAACTCGTCAACAACGGTAATATTGTCATACAGTGGCTGTTCCTGTTGTTTATTCTGCACACACCCCAGCATCCCAAAGATACAAAACAACCCAAATAAACTTTTTACAAATTTCATCCCCAATTTCCTTTGCTCTTTGCTCATTGCTATTTGCTCTTTTTCTCAGATATTCATAACCCTTTCAAATTCTTCCAATGTCATTTCATGAATTGGTTTTTGCGATGGCGTTGTTAAATCCCGCACGCGTTCGAACTGGGCACTGAAACGATTGACCAGCGCAACAATTTCCGCCCCAACATTTTTATTTTGCTCTATTAATCTGCGTCCATATTCAACAACATATTCCAACACGTCCGCCATATAGAACCGCCCGACATAGTTTTCCATTGCAATTCCGCCTTTTTGCACACAAATTGCCGACATCAGCATAGCGGTCTGATTATAATAATTTGCCAACTTGATAAATTGTTGCATATTAATTGCCATGGGCGTTGTTCCTTCTCTCTTTTTTCACATTATAAAAACTATTGCCCCCAAAAGGCAATTAAATTATAATATAAAACATGAGAATATATTTTCCGACCATTTTATTATCGCTTTTCCTGGCATCGTGCGCATCTGTCAACCGTGGCAGCATTGATAACGCAACGGTTCTGAACTGGGAAAACGAAGCGGTCACCACCGAACAGTTCGTACGCGATCACAAATCTTGCCTGGGCATAAACAAACCATCGTACCAACCCCGGTCCCGGATTGCTAAATTACTTGCCCCAAACCAATCTGGCCTGATGCCTGACTGGGACGGCCTGTGGGTCACGTTTCAATCAAACGAATACCGCGACGTCGGCCAACGCAGTCTGATGTCCGTCCCCCGCAACACCACATCAAAATCAGTTGGTGCATACCGCAAATGTATGTTCCGTCGTGGCTATCTGTTGCGCGCGATGTAGTGCGGAAAACACACCTATACAAACCCCAGCCAAAATATCACATAATACAAAACGCGGACACTGCACAAACAAACCCAACGGGTCTTTTACGGCCCCGAACCCACATCCCAGTAATGCAATGTTTGCAAAAAATCCCGCCACATGGCGGGATTTGTTTATCGTATCAATTGATTTTTTTCATTTAACAGTGAATCTATTTTCCCCTGCAAAGTGCGCACCTGGGCATTTGCGCTTTTATCAAAATGTGCCCGCACCGCATCCGGCACATGACGAACATTTGGTGCGCGACGGTCAAATTCCTGAATCTTATTTTTATTTGCATAATATTGCCATTTTACATTTTTAACCCCTGGGACATCTGAAAAATCTCTAAATACCGTTTCATTATTTTTTACAATCGCCATTATAGAATGCTTTTGCGCCGCGTTATAGGCACGTGTCATTAAATCCCGGTTTACTGTACGCAGACTGTCAATCGCCCCTTGGTTTTGCACGACCCATTGATACTCTGGATGGCGCACCAACGAATCCGCAATCAAAGAATCTGACACACTATACAAACTGTCAATCTGGGCATTTGCAGATTTAACCTGTGAATCAATCTTGGCTATTTTCGTATTTTGCTCTCTTTCCATCCGTTTGATTTTTTTAGTGTCATACACCATAGCCATCACCAAGGCCAACACAAACAAAATCCCACCCGTCATAATAAACGGCACATGAAGTTTCCAAAAATTATCATTATTATTTTTCATGACGCAGCACTCCTATACATTTAATCTCGCCGTAGCGTAAGAGAAAGCGGATGGATGGTTCGCATCACAAGGATACCCGACTCTCTTGTGCCGTTATTCAAGGCTGGCACCCCCAACGGGAATCGAACCCGTGTTGCCAGAATGAGAATCTGATGTCCTAACCGCTAGACGATGGGGGCAACAATCATTACGCGCTTTATCTTATACGCAAACACACAACATTTCAAACAAAACTTTCCAGATTATGCATTTTTTCTTGCTTTTTGAAAGTACAGTTTTGAATATTCTGCCAAAACATCAATCCCCAAATATCGGTAATTTCTTTTTTCCCATGTACGCGTTGCAACATATAACGCCGGCAGAAAACTTTGAAACTTGGTATCTTCCCAGTCTATGAAATATGTAATATTACAATGTTCATCCAACATAAAGTTTTGCCAAATATCCCCCTGAAACCACCCATACAGATAATCAGGTTTATCCTTTGGATTATCTTTCAGATCCTGAATTTCTTTTGGATTATACTTACCAATTACATACAACATATTTGCAATCTGTCGCGCAATATGTTTTCTGTGATTACTGACCACGGCGGGCGACACATCCGACAACAGCGTTCCGCGCGCAAATTCATACCTGCGAATAACGATATTCTTGTAATGAATTATCTTCATTGTTGGGATTTTTATCGGCGACACAGCCCCCAACGCTTCAACAATACGTTGTTCCCGATACGCAATTTCCCGCCCATCTGAAAACAGTGGAAATTTGAACACATACTTGTCATTCAGCATCACCACAAAATTTCTGCATCCACGACCAACACGCGTTCTAATTTTGCGCTTTTTCATACCAGCGGCATACCTGCGCACCCACAATATATATGCCAACGTTTGGGGATATCGAATCATCACCCGCACTTTATCGCGCAACTTTCTGTTTGGTATCACCAGACAAATCACATTCGACAGGAAATGCAACATCTGCCCTACTCCTGGAACAAGCCTGTCTTGCGCGCAACATCCCACCAATATTCTGAAAACACAGGTCGAATACCGGTACTCCATGGCTTGATATAATCAGAATAATGCAGAACCACCAAATTATGTTTTAAATCATCCAGTTGCGATTCCGAATAAATCTTGAATATACGCGACCCATGCGACAGTTGGAAATTATACCGCAACGGCAAAAATGCAATTCGTCCCTTTAACGTAAAATTCAGTACATCTTGATCCGGGTTATAATAGTCGTGTGTTTTGGAATCCAACACCCACTTTTCATAAATATTTTCCTTGCGGATTTTATCCAAATCCATCAACAAGAATCCTGAATTAATGTACATATTTGTACGTGTTGGCACGGCTGCGATAACATTCTTGCCCAGATCATATTCATAAATATCAATCAAATCACCAAAGAATATGATATCCAAATCCGCATAGATAATTCGCGACACATCCGGCACCAATTTTGGCAACATCAAACGATACCACATTGCAACCGGCCATTTACCACGACTGGATTCATCAAAGTCATGATTGCCCACAACAAAATGTACCTTGGACCCCGACCCTTTGACAACACCACGAACAATGTCTTTTAAATCCTTATCTACATCCTCGGTCACGACACAGTAAATATCATAATCACAACGTCCCGCGGACGCCAACAACAAAGACTTGATTGTAACGGCGGCCATTTTACAACCACGCGCATCAAAACAAAACGCCACAGGAATCTTGGTTGGATATTTTTGGCGTGGAATCCTGGTTTCGGACACAGTGGAAATCAATCCCTTGTATCTGATTTTATCACGATTCAACCGACGCTGGGCGCGTGTTTTTCCAAACAATCCTGCGACCACAGAACTAACCCGTCTTACCAAACCATATTTATACATTGGCAATCCTTTCTTTTGCTGTTGTACTTTTATCCTAGGATATTTTTCTTTTTTTCGCAAACAAAATATACACCGCCCAATTTGGGCGGTGTATTCGTTGCCTATTTTACCCGTTGCGCAATGCCCGGCCATATGATGGTCTGTTGTGCCTTTTTAAAAATCGCCACCGGCAAATTAAAAAGATCCTCATCCGCGCCATTGGTTGTTGCACGTTCCAACACCCCATACATATCAACCGCCCGGTGCAAATCATTTATGCGCCCTAATATTATTTTTTCCCCAGAATATCGGACATATTCATATTCAAACACATCACGCCCCAGGACAATTTTGTAAATTTTACCAATCGTGGAACAATCTATTTTCCCATCTGTATCCCGCAAAAACCACTGATATTGCATTGGGTCACTAATTTGATTGGCCCTTACCCCCTGAACAATATTATCAAATTTATCCACGAACCGTCCCGAATTAATCATTTCCATATTGACACGTTTCCCATTGACTGCCGCAATCCGTGTCTGCAAATCAGAATCTTTGATATATTTTGGCCGCGCCTTGTCATAAAGTGCGCCAATTGTATCCAACGTACATGTTGGAATTTCCAAG
The genomic region above belongs to Alphaproteobacteria bacterium and contains:
- a CDS encoding glycosyltransferase family 8 protein, whose protein sequence is MAGHCATGKIGNEYTAQIGRCIFCLRKKEKYPRIKVQQQKKGLPMYKYGLVRRVSSVVAGLFGKTRAQRRLNRDKIRYKGLISTVSETRIPRQKYPTKIPVAFCFDARGCKMAAVTIKSLLLASAGRCDYDIYCVVTEDVDKDLKDIVRGVVKGSGSKVHFVVGNHDFDESSRGKWPVAMWYRLMLPKLVPDVSRIIYADLDIIFFGDLIDIYEYDLGKNVIAAVPTRTNMYINSGFLLMDLDKIRKENIYEKWVLDSKTHDYYNPDQDVLNFTLKGRIAFLPLRYNFQLSHGSRIFKIYSESQLDDLKHNLVVLHYSDYIKPWSTGIRPVFSEYWWDVARKTGLFQE